The following coding sequences are from one Eleginops maclovinus isolate JMC-PN-2008 ecotype Puerto Natales chromosome 13, JC_Emac_rtc_rv5, whole genome shotgun sequence window:
- the ndufs5 gene encoding NADH dehydrogenase [ubiquinone] iron-sulfur protein 5, with translation MPFVDLQSRLGINVDSWLLQQSSLQPRQKAARCHVFEKEWIECSHGIGQIRSKKECQLELEDFNECLHRTKTVERLKAIREQRDKMIKAGTYTPPPCHSGKGEESP, from the exons ATGCCGTTTGTGGACCTGCAGTCAAGGCTCGGCATCAACGTTGATTCCTGGCTGCTGCAACAGAGCAGCCTTCAGCCCAGGCAGAAGGCGGCGCGCTGCCACGTTTTTGAGAAGGAGTGGATCGAATGCTCCCATGGCATCGGGCAGATTCGCTCCAAGAAGGAGTGCCAGCTGGAGTTAGAGGATTTCAACGAGTGCTTGCACAGGACGAAGACA GTCGAGAGGCTGAAGGCGATCCGTGAGCAGCGTGATAAAATGATTAAGGCGGGGACATACACACCACCGCCCTGCCATTCAGGAAAGGGTGAAGAGTCTCCATGA